A region of Deltaproteobacteria bacterium IMCC39524 DNA encodes the following proteins:
- the ruvC gene encoding crossover junction endodeoxyribonuclease RuvC, which produces MRILGIDPGTRITGYGIIDVEGNRLRHVDNGIVKTRSSDPLPIRLKAIYDGLTVVLKEFSPEAVAIEQVFLAKNPKAALTLGHARGTAVIASVNLNLEVHEYSALQVKSAVVGYGHAAKQQVQHMVKALLNLPEVAQEDAADALAVAICHANSRTLRQLAINSGRR; this is translated from the coding sequence ATGCGAATTCTAGGGATCGACCCAGGCACCAGGATCACCGGTTACGGCATTATTGATGTCGAGGGCAATCGCTTGCGCCACGTCGATAACGGTATCGTCAAAACGCGCAGCAGTGATCCCTTGCCAATCAGGTTAAAGGCCATATACGACGGCCTGACCGTGGTCCTCAAGGAATTTTCTCCTGAAGCTGTCGCTATTGAGCAGGTATTCCTAGCAAAAAACCCGAAAGCCGCTTTAACTCTCGGCCACGCTAGAGGCACAGCAGTCATAGCCTCGGTCAATCTCAACCTCGAAGTTCATGAGTATTCGGCGCTGCAGGTCAAAAGTGCCGTAGTTGGTTATGGACATGCTGCAAAACAGCAGGTTCAGCACATGGTTAAAGCACTCCTGAATTTACCGGAAGTGGCCCAGGAAGACGCTGCAGACGCTTTGGCTGTGGCAATCTGTCATGCCAACAGCCGGACACTGAGACAGCTGGCAATCAATTCCGGTCGACGTTAA
- a CDS encoding YebC/PmpR family DNA-binding transcriptional regulator — translation MAGHSKWANIKHRKGAQDAKRGKIFTKIIKELTVASRIGGGDPDINPRLRTAVDKAKQANMPKDNVDRAIKKGTGDLDGVSYEEGLFEGYGPGGVALIVEFLTDNRTRTVADVRHCFSKYGGNLGVSGSVAFLFDRKGLISFSADNDFDQIFEIALEAGAEDVKDEEDVYEVITDPADFIPVREAMAAAGLKWETAETTMIPQNQVMLEGKPAETMLKLMDALEDNDDVQNVYANFDISEDELAKIM, via the coding sequence ATGGCCGGACATAGTAAATGGGCCAATATCAAGCACCGCAAAGGCGCGCAGGATGCCAAGCGTGGAAAGATTTTCACCAAAATCATCAAAGAACTTACGGTTGCTTCCCGCATCGGCGGCGGCGATCCGGATATCAACCCGCGTCTACGCACAGCTGTTGACAAGGCCAAACAAGCCAACATGCCGAAGGACAACGTGGATCGTGCCATCAAAAAAGGCACCGGCGATCTTGACGGCGTCAGTTACGAGGAAGGCCTTTTTGAAGGCTACGGCCCCGGCGGCGTTGCTTTAATTGTAGAATTCCTGACCGACAACCGTACCCGTACCGTCGCTGATGTGCGCCATTGCTTCAGCAAGTATGGCGGCAATCTTGGCGTCAGCGGTTCAGTGGCCTTTCTCTTTGACCGCAAAGGCTTGATCTCCTTTTCCGCAGACAACGATTTCGACCAGATCTTTGAGATCGCCCTGGAAGCAGGCGCTGAAGACGTCAAGGACGAAGAAGATGTCTACGAAGTCATCACTGACCCAGCGGACTTTATCCCGGTTCGTGAAGCCATGGCCGCAGCAGGGTTGAAATGGGAAACCGCTGAAACGACAATGATCCCGCAAAATCAGGTCATGCTCGAAGGTAAGCCTGCAGAGACCATGCTCAAACTGATGGATGCGCTCGAAGACAATGACGATGTGCAGAATGTTTACGCCAACTTCGACATCAGCGAAGATGAGCTGGCTAAAATCATGTAA
- a CDS encoding cytidylate kinase family protein, with translation MAIITISREMGSGGIPVAHKVAEKLGYQLIDGEMIMAAAEAYGLSPEAVEQADEKPPHFVDTLDSKQFLDLHLIELIILEAALKGNVVIYGRGGQDLLKDVNSVLRTRIIAPFEDRVERWAEREWLDPDRARYLVRKSDQQRAGFIKYYFDRDWDDCVHYDLVINTQRLSEDKAVQVICDSVKDENLEGVKASGKKLLTDLILRKKVEIAILSSDYIDAYMLEISVVDGIVTLAGQLHSNAEKTAAEKQARSVEGVNDLQNDIKVVEYRTNPSEH, from the coding sequence ATGGCAATTATCACGATTTCCAGAGAAATGGGCAGCGGCGGCATACCGGTCGCCCATAAAGTTGCTGAGAAACTGGGCTACCAACTGATCGACGGCGAAATGATCATGGCCGCGGCTGAAGCCTATGGCCTCTCGCCCGAAGCCGTGGAACAAGCAGATGAGAAGCCCCCACATTTCGTCGACACCCTCGACTCGAAACAGTTTTTAGATCTTCACCTGATCGAACTGATCATTCTCGAAGCTGCGCTAAAAGGCAACGTAGTCATTTACGGGCGTGGCGGTCAGGATCTCCTCAAGGACGTCAACAGCGTTCTGCGAACCCGAATCATCGCCCCTTTTGAAGATCGTGTCGAGCGATGGGCAGAGCGCGAATGGCTCGACCCGGATCGCGCCCGCTACCTGGTAAGGAAAAGCGACCAGCAGAGAGCCGGCTTCATCAAATACTATTTCGACCGGGACTGGGATGACTGCGTTCACTACGATCTGGTTATCAACACGCAACGTCTTTCGGAAGACAAAGCGGTTCAAGTCATCTGTGACAGTGTAAAAGACGAGAACCTCGAAGGAGTCAAGGCGAGCGGCAAGAAGCTCCTCACCGACCTGATCCTTCGCAAAAAAGTTGAGATAGCAATCCTGTCATCAGACTACATCGACGCCTACATGCTCGAGATCAGCGTTGTAGATGGTATCGTCACACTCGCAGGCCAACTCCACTCCAACGCGGAGAAAACCGCTGCTGAAAAGCAGGCCCGTTCGGTAGAAGGCGTCAACGACCTGCAAAACGACATCAAGGTTGTCGAATACCGAACCAACCCCTCAGAGCACTAA
- the ruvB gene encoding Holliday junction branch migration DNA helicase RuvB, producing MEEDRLIAADTSGDDGSFDLSLRPKVLTEYVGQSKAKENLKVFIGAAKGRGESLDHVLFYGPPGLGKTTLAHIIAAEMGVSIKSTSGPVIEKPGDLAAVLTNLEPGDVLFIDEIHRLSPVVEEILYPAMEDYQLDIMIGQGPSARTIKLDIPRFTLVGATTRAGLLSSPLRDRFGVLSRLEFYTHDELSTIVTRSAGILGVQIDASGAAEIARRSRGTPRIANRLLRRVRDFAEVDGDGTISLKMADQALGRLEVDKKGFDQMDRLLLETIIDKFSGGPVGLDTLAAAIGEEKDTIEDVIEPYLLQQGFINRTPRGRVATHLAYSHLGRTPGASAQPGSLFT from the coding sequence ATGGAAGAAGATCGCCTGATTGCAGCGGACACCTCCGGAGACGATGGCTCTTTTGACCTCTCCTTGCGGCCAAAAGTCCTCACCGAATATGTCGGCCAGAGCAAAGCCAAGGAGAACCTCAAGGTCTTTATCGGAGCCGCTAAAGGCCGTGGAGAGTCCCTTGACCACGTTCTATTCTACGGACCCCCCGGTCTTGGAAAAACAACACTGGCTCACATTATTGCTGCGGAGATGGGTGTCAGTATCAAGAGCACGTCAGGCCCGGTCATTGAAAAACCGGGGGACCTGGCAGCGGTTCTGACGAACCTGGAACCGGGCGATGTCCTCTTCATCGACGAGATTCATCGCTTGTCTCCTGTGGTTGAAGAGATTCTCTACCCGGCGATGGAAGACTACCAGCTCGACATCATGATCGGCCAAGGGCCCTCGGCTCGCACCATCAAACTCGACATCCCCCGCTTCACCCTGGTCGGAGCAACAACCCGCGCTGGACTGCTCTCTTCGCCCTTGCGTGACCGCTTTGGCGTTTTGAGCCGCCTTGAGTTCTACACTCACGACGAGTTATCCACCATCGTCACACGCAGTGCAGGAATCCTGGGCGTACAGATCGATGCTTCAGGAGCCGCAGAGATCGCCCGCCGTAGCAGAGGAACGCCACGTATCGCCAACCGCTTGCTGCGCAGGGTCCGGGACTTTGCGGAAGTCGATGGCGACGGCACGATCAGCCTGAAGATGGCAGATCAAGCGCTGGGAAGGCTGGAGGTCGACAAAAAGGGCTTTGACCAGATGGACAGGCTTCTGCTCGAAACCATCATCGATAAATTCAGTGGTGGACCGGTGGGACTCGACACATTAGCTGCCGCAATCGGGGAAGAGAAAGATACGATTGAGGATGTGATTGAACCCTACTTACTGCAACAGGGATTCATCAATCGCACTCCCCGTGGTCGCGTTGCAACCCATCTGGCTTATTCTCATCTGGGACGGACCCCCGGGGCATCAGCGCAACCGGGCAGCCTTTTTACGTAA
- the ruvA gene encoding Holliday junction branch migration protein RuvA — MIALLRGTLAYKSSDHVIIDVGGVGYRLFIPLSTFYSLPETGDVSLFTHTHVREDALLLYGFLSLEEKELFGILISISGVGPKLAVNILSHIPAKDLKRAIASEDIKRLSSLPGIGKKTAERLVLELKDKVGPVHDLPEADDVKSSSPSVGDISNDVISALTNLGYKENQARKVLESMELAPDLTMEEALKGALKVLIR, encoded by the coding sequence ATGATCGCACTGCTTCGCGGCACACTGGCTTATAAATCGTCCGACCACGTGATCATTGACGTTGGTGGTGTCGGCTACCGACTGTTTATCCCACTCTCTACATTCTATTCCTTACCGGAGACCGGTGATGTCAGTCTCTTTACCCACACTCATGTCCGTGAAGATGCCCTTCTGCTCTACGGCTTCCTCTCTCTGGAGGAGAAGGAGCTGTTTGGTATTTTGATCAGCATCTCTGGTGTCGGCCCGAAGCTGGCAGTCAATATCCTCTCGCATATCCCTGCAAAAGATCTCAAAAGAGCCATTGCCTCAGAAGATATCAAGCGCCTCTCCAGTTTGCCCGGCATTGGCAAGAAAACGGCAGAGCGACTGGTCCTTGAATTAAAAGACAAGGTCGGCCCGGTACACGATCTCCCCGAAGCAGATGATGTAAAATCGAGCAGCCCTTCTGTGGGAGATATCAGTAACGATGTGATTTCCGCATTAACCAATCTCGGCTACAAAGAGAACCAGGCCCGCAAGGTATTGGAATCGATGGAACTGGCACCGGACCTGACGATGGAAGAAGCCCTTAAAGGAGCATTGAAAGTCCTGATTCGCTGA